The Aptenodytes patagonicus chromosome 15, bAptPat1.pri.cur, whole genome shotgun sequence genome has a segment encoding these proteins:
- the PIWIL1 gene encoding piwi-like protein 1 isoform X2, whose product MTGRARARARGRPPGQETAIPSVGAASVQQTLPSQPPGRRQPQQPHVPPSVSEEPGGRGRQRGPQSVLKTIGLQISAGFQELSLADRGGRRRDFHDLGVNTRQAIEHVQESKTGSSGIMIKLTTNYFRLTSRPQWALYQYHVGYSPEMEARRLRSALLFQHEQLIGKTHAFDGSILFLPKKLGNKVTEVFSRTRNGEDVKITITLTNELPPTSPTCLQFYNIIFRRLLKMLNLQQIGRNYYNPSDPISIPNHRLMVWPGFTSSILQYEESIMLCTDVSHKVLRSETVLDFMYSLYYQVEEQRFRDACAKELIGLIVLTKYNNRTYRVDDIDWDANPQCTFRKADGSEISYVDYYKRQYNQEITDLNQPVLISQSRRKRGTMMPGPVVLIPELCFLTGLTEKMRNDFNMMKDLAVHTRLPPEQRQREIGRLIDYIRKDDNVQKELRDWGLSFDSNLLSFTGRVVQGEKILQSGNVFDYNPQFADWSKETRGAPLICAKPLDNWLLIYTRRNYDIANTLLQNLFKVTPSMGIRMNKATMIEVDDRTEAYLRVLQQSITPDTNIAVCVLSSSRKDKYDAIKKYLCTDCPIPSQCVIARSLSKPQTAMAIATKIALQMNCKMGGELWSVEIPLKQVMVVGIDCYHDTLSGKQSIAGFVASLNQTMTRWFSRCAVQSRGQELVDGLKACLQTALRDWFKWNKYLPSRIIVYRDGVGDGQLNTLVNYEVPQFLDCLKSVGKDYNPRLTVIVVKKRVNTRFFAQSGGALKNPPPGTVVDVEVTRPEWYDFFIVSQAVRNGCVAPTHYNVIYDTSKLKPDHVQRLTYKLCHMYYNWSGVIRVPAPCQYAHKLAFLVGQSVHREPNLLLSDRLYYL is encoded by the exons GTTCAACAGACTTTGCCAAGTCAGCCACCCGGCCGTCGGCAACCTCAGCAGCCACATGTTCCTCCGTCAGTATCAGAAGAACCTGGTGGCCGTGGACGACAGAGGGGCCCTCAGAGTGTTC TCAAAACAATAGGATTACAGATTTCGGCAGGATTTCAGGAACTGTCTTTAGCAGATAGGGGTGGACGTCGTAGAGATTTCCATGACCTCGGGGTAAATACTCGGCAAGCCATAGAACATGTTCAAGAATCAAAAACTG GTTCTTCAGGTATTATGATAAAATTAACTACAAATTACTTCCGTTTGACGTCTCGACCCCAGTGGGCTTTATATCAGTACCATGTTGGCTATAGTCCTGAGATGGAAGCACGCCGGCTTCGATCAGCTTTGCTCTTTCAGCATGAACAGCTAATTGGAAAGACACATGCATTTGATGGATCAATACTGTTCTTGCCAAAAAAACTAGGAAACAAG GTTACTGAAGTGTTCAGTAGGACTCGAAATGGAGAGGATGTGAAGATAACAATCACGTTGACTAATGAGTTGCCACCTACTTCACCTACATGTCTGCAATTTTACAACATCATTTTTAGAAG GCTTTTGAAGATGTTGAATTTGCAGCAGATTGGACGTAATTATTACAATCCCAGTGACCCAATCAGCATCCCTAATCACAG GTTGATGGTTTGGCCGGGCTTCACAAGTTCTATCCTCCAGTATGAGGAAAGCATTATGTTATGTACAGATGTGAGCCATAAGGTTCTTCGCAGTGAAACAGTGTTGGATTTTATGTACAGTCTGTATTACCAGGTTGAAGAGCAAAGATTTAGAGATGCCTGTGCTAAAGAGCTGATAGGTTTAATTGTCCTTACAAA GTACAATAACAGAACATACAGAGTTGATGACATTGACTGGGATGCCAATCCACAGTGTACCTTTAGAAAAGCCGATGGTTCTGAGATCAGCTACGTGGACTACTACAAAAGG CAATATAATCAAGAAATTACTGACTTGAACCAGCCTGTCTTGATCAGTCAGTcgaggagaaagagaggaaccATGATGCCAGGACCTGTGGTTCTAATTCCAGAGCTGTGCTTCCTAACAG GATTAACTGAGAAGATGCGTAATGATTTTAATATGATGAAAGACTTGGCTGTTCATACACGACTGCCACCTGAGCAAAGGCAACGTGAAATTGGAAGACTTATTGACTACATCCGAAA agatgACAATGTTCAGAAGGAACTCCGAGACTGGGGTTTAAGCTTTGACTCTAATTTATTATCCTTTACGGGAAGAGTTGTTCAAGGAGAAAAGATCCTTCAATCAGGAAATGTG TTTGATTACAATCCTCAGTTTGCTGATTGGTCAAAGGAAACTAGGGGAGCTCCCTTAATCTGTGCAAAGCCTCTGGACAACTGGTTATTAATATACACACGGCGCAACTATGATATTGCTAATACGTTACTTCAAAATCTGTTTAAAGTCACACCATCTATGGGAATCAGAATGAACAAGGCAACCAT gatcGAAGTAGATGATAGAACAGAAGCTTATTTAAGGGTTTTACAGCAGAGTATTACCCCTGACACAAACATA gcagTTTGTGTTTTGTCTAGTTCCCGAAAGGATAAGTATGATGCTATCAAGAAATACTTATGTACCGATTGTCCCATTCCAAGTCAGTGTGTGATTGCTCGCAGTTTAAGCAAGCCTCAGACTGCTATGGCCATAGCAACAAAAATTGCCTTACAAATGAACTGTAAAATGGGTGGAGAGCTTTGGAGTGTTGAGATCCca CTGAAACAGGTGATGGTTGTGGGAATTGATTGTTACCATGACACTTTATCTGGAAAGCAGTCAATTGCAGGATTTGTCGCTAGCCTGAATCAAACAATGACACG GTGGTTCTCCCGCTGTGCTGTTCAAAGTCGTGGGCAAGAACTGGTGGATGGGCTCAAAGCCTGCTTGCAAA ctgctcTAAGAGACTGGTTCAAGTGGAATAAATATTTGCCCTCTCGTATTATTGTGTATCGTGATGGTGTAGGAGATGGGCAGCTGAATACTTTGGTTAATTATGAAGTGCCTCAATTTTTGGATTGCTTGAAGAGCGTTGGTAAAGACTACAA tcCAAGACTTACTGTGATAGTTGTGAAGAAACGAGTGAATACCAGATTCTTCGCACAGTCTGGTGGAGCACTTAAAAACCCACCCCCTGGTACTGTTGTTGATGTGGAGGTTACCAGGCCAGAATG GTACGATTTCTTTATCGTGAGTCAGGCAGTGAGAAACGGTTGTGTTGCACCCACTCATTATAACGTGATTTATGACACTAGCAAACTGAAACCAGATCACGTACAACGTTTAACCTACAAACTTTGCCACATGTACTACAACTGGTCG GGTGTTATCAGAGTACCTGCTCCTTGCCAGTATGCTCATAAACTGGCCTTCCTTGTTGGTCAGAGTGTTCACAGAGAACCAAACCTGTTGCTTTCAGACAGACTTTACTATCTTTGA
- the PIWIL1 gene encoding piwi-like protein 1 isoform X1: MTGRARARARGRPPGQETAIPSVGAASVQQTLPSQPPGRRQPQQPHVPPSVSEEPGGRGRQRGPQSVLQGQNGRRPEGLQISAGFQELSLADRGGRRRDFHDLGVNTRQAIEHVQESKTGSSGIMIKLTTNYFRLTSRPQWALYQYHVGYSPEMEARRLRSALLFQHEQLIGKTHAFDGSILFLPKKLGNKVTEVFSRTRNGEDVKITITLTNELPPTSPTCLQFYNIIFRRLLKMLNLQQIGRNYYNPSDPISIPNHRLMVWPGFTSSILQYEESIMLCTDVSHKVLRSETVLDFMYSLYYQVEEQRFRDACAKELIGLIVLTKYNNRTYRVDDIDWDANPQCTFRKADGSEISYVDYYKRQYNQEITDLNQPVLISQSRRKRGTMMPGPVVLIPELCFLTGLTEKMRNDFNMMKDLAVHTRLPPEQRQREIGRLIDYIRKDDNVQKELRDWGLSFDSNLLSFTGRVVQGEKILQSGNVFDYNPQFADWSKETRGAPLICAKPLDNWLLIYTRRNYDIANTLLQNLFKVTPSMGIRMNKATMIEVDDRTEAYLRVLQQSITPDTNIAVCVLSSSRKDKYDAIKKYLCTDCPIPSQCVIARSLSKPQTAMAIATKIALQMNCKMGGELWSVEIPLKQVMVVGIDCYHDTLSGKQSIAGFVASLNQTMTRWFSRCAVQSRGQELVDGLKACLQTALRDWFKWNKYLPSRIIVYRDGVGDGQLNTLVNYEVPQFLDCLKSVGKDYNPRLTVIVVKKRVNTRFFAQSGGALKNPPPGTVVDVEVTRPEWYDFFIVSQAVRNGCVAPTHYNVIYDTSKLKPDHVQRLTYKLCHMYYNWSGVIRVPAPCQYAHKLAFLVGQSVHREPNLLLSDRLYYL; encoded by the exons GTTCAACAGACTTTGCCAAGTCAGCCACCCGGCCGTCGGCAACCTCAGCAGCCACATGTTCCTCCGTCAGTATCAGAAGAACCTGGTGGCCGTGGACGACAGAGGGGCCCTCAGAGTGTTCTACAAGGCCAGAACGGGAGAAGGCCAGAAG GATTACAGATTTCGGCAGGATTTCAGGAACTGTCTTTAGCAGATAGGGGTGGACGTCGTAGAGATTTCCATGACCTCGGGGTAAATACTCGGCAAGCCATAGAACATGTTCAAGAATCAAAAACTG GTTCTTCAGGTATTATGATAAAATTAACTACAAATTACTTCCGTTTGACGTCTCGACCCCAGTGGGCTTTATATCAGTACCATGTTGGCTATAGTCCTGAGATGGAAGCACGCCGGCTTCGATCAGCTTTGCTCTTTCAGCATGAACAGCTAATTGGAAAGACACATGCATTTGATGGATCAATACTGTTCTTGCCAAAAAAACTAGGAAACAAG GTTACTGAAGTGTTCAGTAGGACTCGAAATGGAGAGGATGTGAAGATAACAATCACGTTGACTAATGAGTTGCCACCTACTTCACCTACATGTCTGCAATTTTACAACATCATTTTTAGAAG GCTTTTGAAGATGTTGAATTTGCAGCAGATTGGACGTAATTATTACAATCCCAGTGACCCAATCAGCATCCCTAATCACAG GTTGATGGTTTGGCCGGGCTTCACAAGTTCTATCCTCCAGTATGAGGAAAGCATTATGTTATGTACAGATGTGAGCCATAAGGTTCTTCGCAGTGAAACAGTGTTGGATTTTATGTACAGTCTGTATTACCAGGTTGAAGAGCAAAGATTTAGAGATGCCTGTGCTAAAGAGCTGATAGGTTTAATTGTCCTTACAAA GTACAATAACAGAACATACAGAGTTGATGACATTGACTGGGATGCCAATCCACAGTGTACCTTTAGAAAAGCCGATGGTTCTGAGATCAGCTACGTGGACTACTACAAAAGG CAATATAATCAAGAAATTACTGACTTGAACCAGCCTGTCTTGATCAGTCAGTcgaggagaaagagaggaaccATGATGCCAGGACCTGTGGTTCTAATTCCAGAGCTGTGCTTCCTAACAG GATTAACTGAGAAGATGCGTAATGATTTTAATATGATGAAAGACTTGGCTGTTCATACACGACTGCCACCTGAGCAAAGGCAACGTGAAATTGGAAGACTTATTGACTACATCCGAAA agatgACAATGTTCAGAAGGAACTCCGAGACTGGGGTTTAAGCTTTGACTCTAATTTATTATCCTTTACGGGAAGAGTTGTTCAAGGAGAAAAGATCCTTCAATCAGGAAATGTG TTTGATTACAATCCTCAGTTTGCTGATTGGTCAAAGGAAACTAGGGGAGCTCCCTTAATCTGTGCAAAGCCTCTGGACAACTGGTTATTAATATACACACGGCGCAACTATGATATTGCTAATACGTTACTTCAAAATCTGTTTAAAGTCACACCATCTATGGGAATCAGAATGAACAAGGCAACCAT gatcGAAGTAGATGATAGAACAGAAGCTTATTTAAGGGTTTTACAGCAGAGTATTACCCCTGACACAAACATA gcagTTTGTGTTTTGTCTAGTTCCCGAAAGGATAAGTATGATGCTATCAAGAAATACTTATGTACCGATTGTCCCATTCCAAGTCAGTGTGTGATTGCTCGCAGTTTAAGCAAGCCTCAGACTGCTATGGCCATAGCAACAAAAATTGCCTTACAAATGAACTGTAAAATGGGTGGAGAGCTTTGGAGTGTTGAGATCCca CTGAAACAGGTGATGGTTGTGGGAATTGATTGTTACCATGACACTTTATCTGGAAAGCAGTCAATTGCAGGATTTGTCGCTAGCCTGAATCAAACAATGACACG GTGGTTCTCCCGCTGTGCTGTTCAAAGTCGTGGGCAAGAACTGGTGGATGGGCTCAAAGCCTGCTTGCAAA ctgctcTAAGAGACTGGTTCAAGTGGAATAAATATTTGCCCTCTCGTATTATTGTGTATCGTGATGGTGTAGGAGATGGGCAGCTGAATACTTTGGTTAATTATGAAGTGCCTCAATTTTTGGATTGCTTGAAGAGCGTTGGTAAAGACTACAA tcCAAGACTTACTGTGATAGTTGTGAAGAAACGAGTGAATACCAGATTCTTCGCACAGTCTGGTGGAGCACTTAAAAACCCACCCCCTGGTACTGTTGTTGATGTGGAGGTTACCAGGCCAGAATG GTACGATTTCTTTATCGTGAGTCAGGCAGTGAGAAACGGTTGTGTTGCACCCACTCATTATAACGTGATTTATGACACTAGCAAACTGAAACCAGATCACGTACAACGTTTAACCTACAAACTTTGCCACATGTACTACAACTGGTCG GGTGTTATCAGAGTACCTGCTCCTTGCCAGTATGCTCATAAACTGGCCTTCCTTGTTGGTCAGAGTGTTCACAGAGAACCAAACCTGTTGCTTTCAGACAGACTTTACTATCTTTGA